The genomic interval TGACGGCCGGGTCCCTGTCCTTCAGCGCGGCAAGGAGCGGCTCCAACGCCTCCCTGCCCCCGATCCTGCCGATGGCAAAGGCCGCGCCCGCCCTCGGCCCGCCGGAGCTTTCGTCTTTAAGCACCTCTAAAAGCGGCCCCAGAGCCCTCCTGTCCCCGATAAAGCCGAGCGTGTTCGCCGCCATGCGCCCGAGCTCCGGGTTTTCGTCCTTCAGTACGGAAACCAGTGCATCCACCGCCCCGGAGCCCTTGATATATCTGAGCGCATAGGCCGTGTTTACCCGCTGGTCGCCCGCGTACTTGTCCTGCAAGACCTCGACGAGCGCCCCCAGGGCCCTCCTGTCCCCGCCGACCGCGAGGACGTGCGTCGCGACGCGCCTGACACCGGGGTCCTTGTCGTAGAGCATGGTCCGGATAGGGTCGAACGCCCTCGGGTCCCTTGTCCCTCCAAGGGCCTTTATCGCCCGTATACGGACGGCGGGGTCGTCGTTCTTCAGGTTGTTGACTAACTCCACCGTATCGTCGGCATGGGCGCAGACGACCGACAGAAGGCAGACGAGCACTATCAGCGGGGCGAGAGCTGTCTTCGGTCTTTCCATAATGACGGCACCTCTATGCCTCATCGCACTTCGAAATCCTTACCATGAACCACGGGTTCAGGAGGTCCTCCCTATTATACCGTAACGGCTCGCCCGTCTCCATCTCTATAACCGTGCCCCCGGCATTTTCTACCACGGCCTGCCCCGCCGCGGTGTCCCACTCCATGGTGGGGCCGAAGCGGGGGT from Thermodesulfobacteriota bacterium carries:
- a CDS encoding inositol monophosphatase family protein, which codes for PRFGPTMEWDTAAGQAVVENAGGTVIEMETGEPLRYNREDLLNPWFMVRISKCDEA
- a CDS encoding HEAT repeat domain-containing protein; amino-acid sequence: MERPKTALAPLIVLVCLLSVVCAHADDTVELVNNLKNDDPAVRIRAIKALGGTRDPRAFDPIRTMLYDKDPGVRRVATHVLAVGGDRRALGALVEVLQDKYAGDQRVNTAYALRYIKGSGAVDALVSVLKDENPELGRMAANTLGFIGDRRALGPLLEVLKDESSGGPRAGAAFAIGRIGGREALEPLLAALKDRDPAVRLSASQALGNIGGKNAIEPLIDALKDEDPGVRMGVSLALTGMTGLDMGEDHGIWRTWWEDNKDRF